In Trichomycterus rosablanca isolate fTriRos1 chromosome 5, fTriRos1.hap1, whole genome shotgun sequence, the sequence TTCTGCAGTGCAGATTAATCTAATGGCAAGTCAATGCACATGTAGGTCCATCTAATTGTAATAAAATGCATGCCAAATCATGTTTTTAGGACAACACCAATCataattttttgtttctttattttgttttttctgcAAATGTTCTATTGAATTTACGTTATTCATGTGTATGATGAAATTTCTTATATCTAAGTCGAATTGGTGtacttatttttattcagtcaattaaataaataacacaaaactTTAAGAATAAAAGTTCTGCATTCCTGTGAAAAGTATGCACACATCTGAATacatgcattttttattattttgtttttcatttttgtgaTGCATACATTAAGATCTGTTCCAAGTTTTGTACTTATGTTGAGTTATTACGCacgattaaaataaaaaagttgtgTGTATTCTTTGTTGGTAATGATTAAAGAAAAAGCATAATTCGAGTCATATTTGAAGCACAGTGCTCTTATAGTGCTGAAAATTACTTTGactgtttaaaaaatgaaaatacaaaGACAGAGCTGCTGGGTCAGTCTATAGGTCATCACAGACGGACAGAACCATATTTAATGTATATTgacttaaaagtaaaaaaagataaaagttGTGTAGAGTAGCTTtgttacatttttattgtatttatttatgtttgtgctTTTCCTGAGTTTGTACCTGATCTACTGTGGATCTGAATGGAAATAATAATCTATTTAACCCTTTtagatatttttaaacattcagGCTGACATCTTTGCAGAAAGAAAATAGTGTGTCTCTTTCTGAAGGAAGTAAAGCTGGGTCCTATTAAAGAAACGCTAATCGTCTGTAATCCTTTTAATGTCTCACACTTCTCTTTGACAATACACAAGTCTGGAGGGAGCGAGTTGCGGCGCTGCACAATGGCTCTGGTTTCAGCAGCCACATCCCAATTAACAAAAGTTAAACTTGCTCCACAGCTACTTACATACTAAAAAATACATCAGACATCAGAAAGTAAACCAGTTAGTAGGGTGGTGTTAATATTTAGTGCGGTTGGCTAATGTGTGGCATTGAGCGCTTAGCCAAAGTGCGCGTAAATGGATACACGTCCTCAAATTACTTTAACTATGGGtttataatatgtaatatgtgggtttcttttttcttgtataTAAAACAATTCAGTAGGCTTTACATTGAAGAATTATTTTACTAAGTGAGTTCAGATTTGAATTGATCACACCAGTTCAGGACGAACTGGCGCACTATGGGCATTGCGCGCCAGGCCGTTAGTGTTCATGCTCAGCTCAGGTGAAGTGTATTTGAAATTCATGGGGGGAAAGGGAGGGGTAAAAGGGGGAGTCGCTTTTGTTCAGCTAAAAAAGGGGGcttgttcctccaggaccaaccTACCACTTTAACCGCGACTGGAAAGCGCGAACAGGGTTGACATTGGAGCGTGCATGCAATGGGAGAAGAGGAGGGGATAAGAGAGGTCGTTTAGTCCAGCAGCACCGCGTCCTGAAGAAACATCACCAGCCTCATCCTCAGCAGCAGCAGAAGAGAGGGATGCACCGTCCTGGGTCCTTACACTGACACCCACACGGACGCCTGGGACAAAACGTCAACGCTGGAAATACACACAGCACGACCTCTActgtcattttttaatattcaaCACGACCTGACACGGCTCGTCCTGCTttcgttttttattttatagataTAAAAATCTCAGTGCCAGATTTGCCATTTTAATGTAACTTGGAAAAACTTAAACTGTgcgtattttagtttttttggcaTGAAGTGCACTTAAGCCGAGCGTCTTTGGTTGTGTATTGTCTTAAATTCACTCCTCTGTCTATTTTGCGTCGATTTACTTCATATTTTGGATTTCTTCTGCTCATGAACATTTTTGCCTCTGATCGGACGCTCATCCTGTGATCTACCCAGTGGATTCTGACCGTCGGCAGCCTTTTCGAGTGCAGGACTTGGCGCATTCGTACTTGAAGATTCGGACTTGTTTTTCTCTTGAAATAAGCCGTTTGGTTGGTTTGCTGATATATTTCCTTCAAGTTTTGACCAACAATGAGAGTCATTCCGTCCCGATTAAGTTATCTGTAAGTAGCCTTTATGTTCTATGTTTTGTGTTTCGGTTTCCACACAATTTAATAATTCAAacagttatttaaaattgtttttttttttatattttttgcaggTTCCTTCACCTCTTTGCGTTTTGCTACTATGCTCAGGTATGTGCAATTTTTTTACTATAATTACTTAATATATTACATGCATGGAATTATATGAATACATATAAGATTTTAGCACTGATTATTATAGTAAATATGATGTATAGAGCACGAGGAGCTACataatggttaaattgtatagAACACTCCTGCAGAATATTTGCACTGTTCAGCAGGTACCTGTAAGCATCTCCATTTAATTCCTCTTATTTAGACACTTAGGTAAAGTGGCAGTGTTTGGCATGGCTAAGAGCTTTGCACCAGTTAAGCTAAAAAAGAATACGTGGACATTATCCAATACCAGTGTATTCCTTTACATCAACATAATTTCCATCATGAACATTTAAGGTGGAAAATGATGTTTAAAGGTTCTTGATGTGCCACCAAAGACTTGCTGTCCATGAAAATGTTCTAGATAGCCAGGCTGTTTATGGTAATATTCCATGACATGCTGTTGTATTAATGTTTTCTGGCAGCTTTATTTTAAAGACTGGAGTCAGCTGAAGTACTTGCGTCTAGACCAATGCGTATTGTTCATGAAATATTTTTCTATAAACGCATTAATACACCAGTTCAAATGCTACATGTGCGTTCAGCAATGTAGatataatattttttgtaatattgAGATGGATATGAAAGTGGGCATGGAGTAAGCAGGTACTTTGGGCGCCTATGTAACTAAGCTCAGAGCGCACAGAGCGCACGCAAGGCCACGATGTtccgtttttattatttatttacttatttggaTAATAATTCTGATCACATTTGCAAGTATATGTACACGTGACGACACACAAGCTGAACTAATGATCCTCTATGCCATGTTGTATTTCGTGCAGGCAGTTTTGAAATAAAATGCAATATTAACAGAAATCCGAGCATCGTTTATTTAAACTTTACGCAATATCTAaattatatcattaaaacccTTTGTTGCTGCTTTTACTGCTTTTGGTATTTTTTCAGATAACATGAGATAACATGACAAATAACTGCATATTCCTGGTTGTCTCGTATATACCAGAAACAACCACTTTGCAGAAAAATATATGGCGCACTCAGATAATACGCAACTCTGAGCCTTCTTTACTGTAGGGTCACATTTTACACAGTTTTGCCATCCTTTATTTTGACACAGGACAGGAAACGGGGCCATCAATATTTCCTTAGATTTATTCATTGGAATGACCTTTATCGATTTTTTGATTTGCTCATTCTTTAATGGCTCACATTCATAAATTGTGTCTTGCCTTTTCCATAAAAAGTGTACATTATTCACCTGATAAAATATCCTTACAACTTTTAATGTTTCTATAATTTATAGGCCTCTGTCATCGCCTAATGAGGTCATTTTGCAGATATTGATTGTGTCATATTTAATTTCTGACAGGTAACCATTCAGTCCCCGCCTAATTTTACACAGCATGTGAATGAGCAGAGTAGGGTGACTGACCGGGTCAGCCGCAGACTCATCCGGACCTACCAGCTGTACAGCAGAACCAGCGGCAAACATGTGCAGGTCCTGCCTAACAAAAAAATCAATGCGATGGCTGAAGACGGAGACTCGAATGgtaaaaaccttttttaataaaataccaTGTTTAGCTGAATTATTATAGCGTTACACTCTACAACAAAGGTACCAGAAAAGTTTCTTAAAGTGATGAGATGTTTATGGTTCCCTAGAGAGCCTTTAGATGACTGCTTCTTTAAGCATTCTGATGCCACAATAAATATAACAGCTAAAATATTTTGATTATGTGGGGCAATGATGCCCTAATCTGGGACCTTTATTTTTAAGACGGTTCTTTTATCTGACTACAAGTTTTCCACTAAATCTAATCATAATTTATGGCCCTTGTTTCTGTATCTTAACTTTTGATTTGTGTTTGATGATGGATGAATTTGGGTGAGCCGTGGAGGCTGAAAAAGACATTTTGcagtgaaaaatgttaaatggaTTCTAGATGGTTCAGAAGGTGACTCTCTAGAGACTCTCTCATGTCTGGAAGAACCATTAGATCTCATCTCACTCCAACCCTAAGAACATTTCCTGAATAAGGCTCCTTCTTCTTCTTACTACCTCAGATATGAAAATATGTGAACCTGAATTCCAGCCTTTTGTGCTTTCAACACACATTTGGCATTGTTCACATTAGGCCTGTAACATGAATTAGCTATgcactaaaataaaacaatgacatTTGAAAATTGTTTCATTGACATGTTAAAAACAGATTAAATTATTGGAAATGCAAGGGGGAAAAACATAGTATTATACATTCATAGTAtcataataatgtataatagtTACTTTTAAAGATGTCTAGCAACTACCCTTGATTCTCTACATTTTTCCCTATAGCAGAACTTAAAGAAGTGGTTCTTAATGATGACAatcttatttaaaatttaaCAGTTCATTGTGTGGTGGGAACAATCACCAAAATCACACATTTTATATTGCATAAACATacacaatttttattatttacttgaatttttttaattaataaataatttaattattatttaattgaataattgaattaattatttagttttaggATTAGTACACTTATAGTTCCTTttggtaattatttatttaataatgttattaattatttagataaatacagATTGGTCAAAAGCTGTGTCCATTGCACTTTTAACATCTGGTGTAATTTGTCTCTAGTGTACAATCTTCAGTTCCAGAATTCTTCTATACAGTTTCTACACATCCAAAACCCTTGTAATTACCAGTCGTGTTGAGGTATTTCGAGAAGACTGGCTCAGGCACTGCTGCGGTGACATCTGTGTCACCTGAGCATGTTGCATGGACAGCAGGGTTGTTCGCTCAGGCCAAAGCTTGACTGAAACTTGGGGCCTGTGGTCCACCAGCAGGTTTGCTCACCCCCTCCATTTGGACCGTAATACCTGTTCTCGAACACTGAGTGCATGATAGTTCAATTAAagaagtataaaataaaatgctcaaATATTTTGaagcatatacacacatatatttttttaagttttaaatggATTTACAAGGTGCTTGTTtctttattatgaattattaaaCTGCAGTTCCCTATCAGGTTTGTGTATAGCACTGTATGTGCTATAACCAGAAAGCATTCTGATAACAATAAGAACTACTcccaaatacaaataatatttatatttacatatttttttgtttgtcttttaCAGCAAAACTCATTGTGGAGACAGACACATTCGGCAGTCGAGTCCGTATTAAAGGAGCAGAGACAGGTTTCTACATCTGTATGAATAGAAGAGGAAAATTAATTGGCAAGGTAAGAAAAGAGACATGTTTTAAGAATAAAAGCAGTCACAAACTGAGCTGTAACACACGTTTGTTTGGTAGTGGGTAAAATAGGCATCAGCTAGACACATGGGCTACATGACTCTAACATGTAGAATACAAATACCCTACTGTTCCTACACAAGTGTAAAGACAGTTAAAGCAAAGCATCCAGTAGAGAGGAGTTCTAAGCAAATGAAACACTTCCACATTCCACATGCTCCTTTTGTCTGGTAAATGCATACAGTTTGCTTTAGGCCTCTCCTGGGTTGCAGTAAGGGATATGGAGTGTAAGGAATATGATCTTTCCTCCTTTTTTTAGCTGGGCACTCTTGTTCCAGGGTGGATTTGTGCTTCTTTCTTGCTGTGAATGGTAATAAAGTGGGATGGAGACTCGGCCCCCACCTCCCAGCACCCTACCAGGTGGACCATCTGCTTGGCACCCCTGATCTTATGCTATCTGACACATTGGCTGTCCAACGACAGCCtgcatgtttgttttttgttttttattggtgGACATATGAGTATTTTTTTATGCTGGATTGTTTGTTGTAATGGGCATTTTTGTTAAAAGGTTGGAAATGGTTCTGCACTTATGGTTTGCCTCATTACTGCGCTGACATGTTAGAGAGTTGGCAGGTTGAATGCTCTGTTGGTATATGTTGTATCTGGTGCAGTTCCTAACATGCATGGTAGAGGATTACAGCAGTTAATGCTACACAGGATTAGATTTGAGTTACATCAAGTCATATTTACATTCAAGTCATTACATACATTCTATGGTCGTCATAATTTCAAATAacatatttcaaaaggaaaactTGCTAATACCAAGCCCTACGATATTGTTCTATAAGCAGTTCAAGGTGGAAAATGATACATTTGCACTGGTGTTTACAGAAAGGGAAAAGTCATTGGTTACTGATGTCATTTCTCCCTCTCTTGATCTTGAACTATAATGACTTAAGCATGTGCTGTGTGTTGGGGGGAGAAGCACATCTAAGCATAGATTCCTCAAATACTTTCTGATAGGTTTCAGATCTCCCATTAATACATTTTGTAGTGAAACTTATTTTTCTTAGTTTAAAAGAATTGCTACAATACTGTTttaattttcttgtttttacagAAAAACGGTCACGGAAAAGACTGCATTTTTACAGAGATAGTGCTGGAGAATAACTACACGGCTCTCCAGAATGTAAAGTATGAGGGCTGGTACATGGCGTTCACACGCAAGGGAAGACCTCGCAAGGGTTCCAAAACCAGGCAACACCAGCGGGAAGTCCACTTCATGAAGCGAATGCCCAAAGGACACCACATTGCAGAGCACAGACCCTTTGATTTCATCAATTACCCTTTCAACAGACGGACTAAACGCACCCGATACTCAGGAGAGCGCTGAAGAGTGATCGAGGAGGAAAAAAGAGAcaatgagtgagagagagaaagagaaaaaacatcTCAAATAATGAACTCTCATGAACTTAAGTGACTTTTTTACTGAACGTTAATATACCTAACGTGTAGTTTTAAACCTTTTAGTGAGAAAAGACATTCtgagaaaaaaatacaagaaaagTTCTATTTTTGTACTCTAGACTTTTAATACTGACGTGTAAAGTTTTAGGAAAGTAAAGCACATGGCTTGGGATACATGTGACATGTCACAGCTGATATTTTAGTAGTGCGTGGACTACACTGTCTCgttgttttcttttgtttggaCAGTTTTAGAGTAATTTATACTCatcatattgctgctcatgggGACTTGGAGGGCCAAAGAGAATGCACTGACTCAAGAAAGCTGTATTCAGTTACACATACTGCCACGGCACCTCTCGACCACCCAGTGATAAGACACCCAGCTCATATAAGTAACCTCTGTGGCTCTTGGTTTTGGAACTTTCTTGAGATAGAGTTTATTCAAACAGAGCTTTAAATCAATACACATTTTAAGGCAGCTAAAATTGATAATCACTTTATTCCTACAGTGATTATAACTCTTAAGGTGTATAAATGCATTGTGTGAAACATAGGAAAAACTTGTTTTTGTTGCATCTTGTCTGTcttttttatacatatataaatatatttttatttgaggatgtgtaaaataattttaatgatggaaatatttatttaaaaatgtgtaataaatgtACCTTAGGATATCCACATTTGTCTTTTTATGTGTCACATATTCTCTTTAAGTGTGTGTCCTCCAAATTAAGCTTTTTCTTAATTACTACCttactttttacattttcttttgccTGTGGGAGGGGGCTGGTAAATAATTTTTCCAGTTTAACACTTATACATTGTTTTTTAAGAATACTTACAGATGTGGCCAAATTTATTAGTACCCACACCCCAACaaaatctgtttatttaaattaagttgAAATTGACTGGCATTGAAGCGTATCTCCATATTTCACATtgaataaaacaaacacttCATTGCATTTACAGCTGAGAGTACTATTTAAAATAGCATAGACAAACATATCGGTGCCTTTAACATACTTTGTAGCAGAGCCTTTGGAagctcagaatcagaatcactttatttcaccAGGTATGTtgcacatacgaggaatttgttttggtgatacacagtaatacacataataatacatcaAATAATACACAtagtaatacacataatagtacacataattatacacataatacacatgtatga encodes:
- the fgf8a gene encoding fibroblast growth factor 8 isoform X1 — encoded protein: MRVIPSRLSYLFLHLFAFCYYAQVTIQSPPNFTQHVNEQSRVTDRVSRRLIRTYQLYSRTSGKHVQVLPNKKINAMAEDGDSNAKLIVETDTFGSRVRIKGAETGFYICMNRRGKLIGKKNGHGKDCIFTEIVLENNYTALQNVKYEGWYMAFTRKGRPRKGSKTRQHQREVHFMKRMPKGHHIAEHRPFDFINYPFNRRTKRTRYSGER
- the fgf8a gene encoding fibroblast growth factor 8 isoform X2; translation: MRVIPSRLSYLFLHLFAFCYYAQHVNEQSRVTDRVSRRLIRTYQLYSRTSGKHVQVLPNKKINAMAEDGDSNAKLIVETDTFGSRVRIKGAETGFYICMNRRGKLIGKKNGHGKDCIFTEIVLENNYTALQNVKYEGWYMAFTRKGRPRKGSKTRQHQREVHFMKRMPKGHHIAEHRPFDFINYPFNRRTKRTRYSGER